One segment of Marvinbryantia formatexigens DSM 14469 DNA contains the following:
- a CDS encoding folate family ECF transporter S component has translation MERNNKTTIDTRTLVFMALLVAMQIILSKVVSVDLGFARVTISSLPTILAGLWFGPVAGGLCGMAADILGCLLKGYAVNPLITLSTMTWGVIPALMHPLMRGTKLHRTLYLCLSIVCCAISGTLVLTTCGLVLMNGYDLYAILPGRLIQCAVMIPVYSVLANLLYFSPLTEVVRGSAAHRTV, from the coding sequence ATGGAAAGAAATAACAAAACGACAATCGACACACGTACACTGGTCTTTATGGCGCTGCTGGTCGCCATGCAGATTATCCTCAGCAAGGTGGTCTCGGTGGACCTGGGCTTTGCGCGGGTGACTATCAGCAGTCTGCCGACCATTCTTGCCGGACTGTGGTTCGGTCCGGTGGCGGGCGGCTTATGCGGAATGGCGGCGGATATTCTCGGCTGTCTGCTGAAGGGCTATGCGGTCAATCCGCTGATCACGCTCTCCACGATGACCTGGGGCGTCATCCCGGCGCTGATGCATCCGCTGATGAGAGGTACGAAGCTGCACAGAACCCTGTATTTATGCCTCTCCATCGTATGCTGCGCGATCAGCGGGACGCTGGTTCTGACCACCTGCGGGCTGGTGCTGATGAATGGCTATGATCTGTACGCGATTCTTCCCGGCAGACTGATCCAGTGTGCGGTAATGATACCGGTTTACAGCGTGCTTGCCAATCTTCTGTATTTCAGCCCGCTGACAGAGGTTGTCCGCGGCAGCGCGGCGCACAGGACGGTGTGA
- a CDS encoding putative ABC transporter permease, with protein sequence MKNFLKCGVCGWCLEILWTSLDSLRRGEFKLMGQSSIWMFPIYGMAAIIRPVSVLLRPLGVLKRGLLYMGGIFSMEYLTGSFLQKRGICPWDYSDAKLNYHGLIRLDYAPLWFLTGLFYEKLLKNS encoded by the coding sequence ATGAAAAATTTTTTGAAGTGCGGCGTATGCGGCTGGTGCCTGGAAATCCTCTGGACCAGTCTCGATTCCCTCCGCCGCGGGGAATTTAAGCTGATGGGGCAGTCCTCCATCTGGATGTTTCCCATCTACGGCATGGCGGCCATCATCCGCCCGGTTTCCGTGCTCCTGCGTCCGCTCGGCGTCCTGAAGCGCGGGCTGCTCTATATGGGCGGCATTTTCAGCATGGAATATCTGACCGGCTCCTTCCTGCAGAAAAGGGGCATCTGTCCCTGGGATTACAGCGACGCAAAGCTCAACTATCACGGGCTTATCCGGCTGGATTATGCGCCCCTGTGGTTCCTCACCGGACTGTTTTATGAAAAGCTCCTGAAAAATTCATAA
- the pyrB gene encoding aspartate carbamoyltransferase codes for MRHLMSPLDLSVGELNDILDLACDIEANPKAYAHKCDGLKLATLFYEPSTRTRLSFEAAMMNLGGNVLGFSSAASSSASKGESVSDTIRMVSCYADICAMRHPKEGAPLVASMKSSIPVINAGDGGHQHPTQTLTDLMTIRSLKGRLDNLTIGLCGDLKFGRTVHSLIHAMIRYPNVRFILISPEELRIPSYIREDVLQKNNIPFEEVVRLEEALPKLDLLYMTRVQRERFFNEEDYVRMKDFYILDKKKMALAGPDMLVLHPLPRVNEISVEVDDDPRAVYFKQVQYGVYVRMALILTLLKWRDTTC; via the coding sequence ATGAGACATTTAATGAGCCCTCTGGACCTCTCCGTCGGGGAGCTGAACGACATTCTGGATCTGGCGTGTGATATTGAAGCCAATCCAAAAGCCTACGCTCACAAATGCGATGGTTTGAAATTAGCTACTTTGTTTTACGAACCAAGTACAAGAACGCGACTCAGTTTCGAAGCTGCAATGATGAATCTGGGTGGCAATGTACTTGGTTTTTCTTCGGCCGCCAGCTCCTCCGCCTCCAAGGGCGAAAGCGTTTCCGATACCATCCGCATGGTATCCTGCTACGCCGATATCTGCGCGATGCGCCACCCGAAGGAGGGCGCGCCGCTGGTTGCTTCCATGAAATCCTCCATCCCGGTCATCAACGCCGGCGACGGCGGACATCAGCATCCCACGCAGACGCTCACCGATCTGATGACCATCCGCTCCCTGAAGGGACGGCTTGACAACCTCACCATCGGTCTCTGCGGCGACCTGAAATTCGGACGCACCGTCCATTCGCTGATTCACGCAATGATTCGCTATCCGAATGTAAGATTTATCCTTATCTCCCCGGAGGAGCTGCGCATTCCCAGCTACATCCGCGAGGACGTCCTTCAGAAAAATAATATCCCGTTTGAGGAGGTAGTCCGCCTGGAGGAGGCTCTGCCAAAGCTCGACCTTCTCTACATGACACGCGTGCAGCGCGAGCGCTTCTTCAACGAGGAAGATTATGTGCGCATGAAGGATTTCTACATTCTGGACAAAAAGAAAATGGCGCTTGCCGGACCGGATATGCTGGTGCTCCACCCGCTCCCGCGCGTCAACGAAATATCTGTGGAGGTGGACGACGACCCGCGCGCCGTTTACTTTAAACAGGTACAGTACGGTGTTTATGTAAGAATGGCACTGATTCTCACACTGCTGAAATGGAGGGATACCACATGTTAA
- a CDS encoding aspartate carbamoyltransferase regulatory subunit: MLNVGALNEGFVLDHIEAGKSMTIYHYLRLDKLDCTVAIIKNAVSNKMGRKDIIKVECPIDMLNLDILGFIDHNITVNIIKDGRIVEKKELSLPKKIVNVIKCKNPRCITSIEQELDHVFLLTDPEKEVYRCKYCEEKYRGK, from the coding sequence ATGTTAAACGTAGGCGCACTGAACGAGGGCTTTGTGCTCGACCACATCGAAGCCGGCAAGAGCATGACGATTTACCACTATCTGCGGCTGGACAAGCTGGACTGCACCGTGGCAATCATCAAAAACGCCGTCAGCAACAAGATGGGCAGAAAGGACATTATCAAAGTGGAATGCCCGATCGATATGCTGAACCTGGACATCCTCGGCTTCATCGACCACAACATCACCGTCAACATCATTAAGGATGGCAGAATCGTGGAGAAAAAAGAACTTTCTCTCCCGAAAAAGATTGTAAATGTCATCAAATGCAAAAACCCGCGCTGCATCACCTCCATCGAGCAGGAGCTGGACCATGTCTTTCTCCTGACTGACCCGGAAAAAGAGGTCTACCGCTGCAAATACTGCGAAGAGAAATACCGCGGAAAATAA
- a CDS encoding YDG domain-containing protein — MGQVTRKKRRKRRPAALAVLLAGMLVMQTAVPAYAGEEAIIIEETGAQAEQTAVLAAEASGETAEETGAETSAQMSVEAVAETPQDQTEETPPVPVTETVTEAPVTETVTEAPVETVTETQEGTQTEITADTEAQTGTESPGTQGQETETGTENTEAGMPGDGTEAESGPETETESETETETETETEEIADMELQSAGTTAVCAPDAGSLPDNDTLYAGYAQRILYGGISLYSSSYGESTLTGLDLKIYRLLKERITAVASGTASSTSFTLTWEELGITQTTWTEEELGVPIWKDENKPMNGLAEEAEAAVLKGIGYDAGRVPAIISALLADCPYELYWYDKSAGTEYTQIPVMGASYIKGNSSIYFLDKGITISFSVAGDYAGDGTYTTDTSKTGAASRAAATAQQVVNDNAGKTDVEKLTAYKDYICSAVSYNSAAAGGSMSEGGNPWQLIYVFDGDSSTNVVCEGYAKAFQYLCDLGGLTCYTVTGTMTGGTGAGAHMWNIVTLDGKNYLVDVTNSDEGTVGQNGGLFLAGTSGSVDGGYSFTANGQGVSYTYDGDTKALYGSGILSLADMGYGETAAASVEADGVTAEYADIMEAFGSIQDGQTATVTLLKDVEIEAGKKITVSGDVTLVGDGHTLSGTYTDYGISGLLNIPTGAKLTITSGIFVNSSLAYSKIYTVYVNGGTLVIGGGTITATGSNGDAAAVWVNSGSAEISGGTFTGTVSGYYSGYGIYDNSNGNAKLASGTFTGSSSAVYVISGKVSNLLETGYIYYKDGSYAAGDSNSLGSGTYTVVKCENHSWGAWSDAGDGTHTHACEYCGKENAESHNWGSWSNDTASGRHVHICEVCGASEGEAHEWGTGETDSSGNYILTCTKCDAQAVASVSRDGGRTADYYVSIEEAWAAAKELSNGDTQTTLTLLQNVTVSTTLTVESGDDIIFASAEGTDHTLFGDTNETDGGLINITGGTFTLASGTVKNGENGSNAIAVSGGGKFIMNGGSAVAQADGHSGICVYSGGTAEINGGSASGYNGLAIVDGGSGTVSGGTFTGTYLVADNSAAVLLRNVSGTLQTILEEKKAYYEVKDDTKTLITDMTDTRLYGTVTVEDCTHSCESWTDDGGGENHSGICVVCKAPMSEPHDWDENGKCTAVGCTAQAAASVTVNGEKSAYYATIEKAWQAAKGNAGGATVTLFSDVTVASALTVDGNDNITLTSEVKNDGNDTYTISGNGSAVISISGGSLTLEAGTVAGREMYSSSGVTITGGSFYMEDGSVSGYMALDIQNGEVYISGGSVKGGTSEGGYGINAIGGRIELTGGTYYGESAAIINMDSGLQGVAVSNLLVEGYAFKQNDSWVSDTSISELKGTVTVAKVPIQSVSISPATTTITYGDTATTLTATVTQPDDSANAVTYQWYLNGEEIAGATGETYTPDKLDAGEYAYICTATVDGYSLSGTAAAVTVNRADIENAVVTLKGTRFEYLGGTLEIGVQSVELNGTKLNYGTDYTYSGYTGKDADTYTVKVEGKGNYTGTATATWEIYPRELNVKDWTIEKIYDGMTDIVLNGTEFQLDGGYPWYGQDDDIKLDASGVTAQFSDASAGEGKDITYTGEFTLTGKDAGNYILKEMPASLTGTITQRKITVTPDSLTKEYGADDPELTYQLTSGSLLAGHTLTLGRAEGESEGSYAINTFTIVDEDGNDVAGNYDVILEAVDFQITRSDLATATVTLEQDSFIYDGTEHKPTVTVVKNGNTLTEGTDYTVTYEKNVDAGTASVTITAVENGNYYGTRTVEFKIEKATPNLGTVGYTGTIYPDTALADVVLTRTDDTVPGTLALKAGQTLIAGTGEYDWTFIPQDTDNYNEVTGTVTLEVVTDPDATAYTITIPKTAVAGGDAVSVGINKEEPFNLNGGTVSVSVSDGIDENGKLTLTNTDGSGSSVTSAMYVGETPITSFTDRIFAVFESPDDSPVSLSFKAPTETDILAGTYEGTVTFSIDYTAAEGGTTE, encoded by the coding sequence ATGGGACAGGTAACCAGAAAAAAAAGAAGGAAGAGGCGCCCCGCGGCACTGGCGGTACTGCTGGCAGGGATGCTGGTGATGCAGACAGCAGTACCGGCGTATGCCGGGGAGGAAGCCATCATCATAGAAGAAACAGGGGCGCAGGCAGAGCAGACTGCAGTGCTGGCAGCAGAAGCGTCCGGGGAAACGGCGGAAGAAACGGGAGCGGAAACATCCGCGCAGATGTCTGTGGAGGCTGTGGCGGAGACACCGCAGGATCAGACCGAAGAAACACCGCCAGTACCGGTTACGGAAACGGTCACGGAGGCACCGGTTACGGAAACGGTAACAGAGGCACCGGTGGAAACAGTGACGGAAACGCAGGAAGGGACACAGACGGAAATAACGGCGGACACGGAAGCGCAGACCGGCACGGAAAGCCCTGGTACACAGGGGCAGGAAACAGAAACCGGGACAGAAAACACGGAAGCAGGAATGCCGGGGGACGGCACGGAGGCAGAAAGCGGACCGGAAACAGAGACGGAAAGCGAAACGGAAACAGAAACAGAGACGGAAACAGAAGAAATCGCGGACATGGAACTGCAGTCTGCCGGGACCACAGCGGTCTGCGCCCCGGATGCAGGAAGCCTGCCGGACAATGACACCTTATATGCCGGCTATGCGCAGCGGATCCTGTATGGCGGGATCTCCCTTTACAGCAGCAGCTACGGGGAAAGCACCCTGACGGGGCTGGACCTGAAGATATACCGGTTACTGAAAGAAAGAATTACGGCGGTTGCCAGCGGCACGGCATCTTCAACATCCTTCACACTTACGTGGGAGGAACTGGGGATCACGCAGACGACCTGGACGGAGGAAGAACTCGGCGTTCCAATATGGAAGGACGAGAATAAGCCTATGAACGGTCTTGCAGAAGAAGCCGAAGCGGCAGTCCTGAAAGGAATCGGTTATGATGCAGGCCGTGTCCCCGCTATCATTTCCGCCCTGCTGGCGGACTGCCCGTATGAGCTGTACTGGTATGACAAATCTGCCGGGACAGAATATACGCAGATACCCGTGATGGGGGCAAGTTACATCAAAGGAAATAGTTCAATTTATTTCCTGGATAAAGGGATAACCATCAGCTTCTCCGTCGCCGGTGATTATGCAGGGGACGGGACATACACAACCGATACATCAAAAACAGGCGCGGCATCCAGGGCGGCAGCCACCGCGCAGCAGGTGGTAAATGACAACGCAGGGAAAACAGATGTTGAGAAGCTGACCGCATACAAAGATTACATCTGCAGTGCGGTTTCCTATAACAGCGCGGCGGCAGGCGGAAGCATGTCAGAGGGCGGCAACCCGTGGCAGCTTATCTATGTGTTTGACGGGGACAGCTCCACCAATGTGGTCTGCGAGGGTTACGCAAAGGCATTCCAGTATCTGTGCGACCTTGGCGGTCTGACCTGCTATACAGTGACCGGCACTATGACCGGCGGAACCGGTGCGGGCGCTCATATGTGGAATATCGTCACACTGGACGGCAAAAACTACCTTGTGGATGTGACAAACAGCGATGAGGGAACCGTCGGGCAGAACGGCGGACTGTTTCTGGCTGGAACCAGCGGCAGCGTGGACGGCGGCTACAGCTTTACGGCAAACGGACAGGGTGTGTCCTATACCTATGACGGGGACACGAAAGCCCTATATGGTAGCGGTATCCTGTCACTGGCGGACATGGGATACGGCGAGACGGCGGCTGCCAGTGTGGAGGCAGACGGGGTGACCGCAGAGTATGCGGATATTATGGAAGCGTTTGGTTCCATACAGGACGGGCAGACGGCGACGGTCACACTTCTGAAAGATGTGGAAATTGAGGCAGGAAAGAAAATCACCGTCAGCGGCGACGTTACGCTGGTGGGCGATGGACACACCCTTTCCGGGACATATACAGACTATGGAATAAGCGGTCTGCTCAATATTCCAACTGGTGCAAAACTGACTATCACGAGCGGCATATTTGTGAATTCAAGTTTGGCTTATTCCAAAATTTATACTGTGTACGTCAATGGCGGCACACTGGTCATCGGCGGCGGGACGATTACAGCCACAGGCAGCAATGGTGATGCGGCTGCCGTATGGGTTAATAGCGGCTCAGCCGAGATCAGCGGAGGTACGTTCACCGGAACAGTCTCCGGTTATTACAGTGGCTACGGCATTTATGACAATAGTAACGGCAATGCGAAGCTCGCCAGCGGCACATTCACTGGCAGTTCCTCGGCGGTGTATGTTATTTCGGGCAAAGTTAGCAATCTGCTGGAAACTGGGTATATCTATTACAAGGATGGCTCTTACGCGGCTGGTGATAGCAACAGCTTGGGTTCCGGCACCTATACGGTGGTCAAGTGCGAGAACCATAGCTGGGGCGCATGGTCTGACGCAGGCGACGGCACCCACACCCATGCCTGTGAATACTGCGGGAAAGAGAATGCAGAAAGCCATAACTGGGGCAGCTGGTCCAATGATACGGCTTCCGGCAGGCATGTGCATATCTGCGAGGTCTGCGGAGCATCGGAGGGGGAAGCGCATGAATGGGGCACAGGAGAAACGGACAGCTCCGGAAACTATATCCTTACCTGTACAAAGTGTGATGCGCAGGCAGTGGCCAGCGTGAGCAGGGACGGCGGCAGGACGGCAGATTATTATGTTTCCATAGAGGAAGCGTGGGCAGCGGCAAAAGAGTTAAGCAATGGGGATACGCAGACAACACTGACGCTGCTCCAGAATGTTACAGTCAGCACCACGCTGACCGTGGAAAGCGGCGACGACATCATCTTTGCCAGTGCGGAGGGGACGGATCATACCCTGTTCGGCGATACAAACGAAACAGACGGCGGTCTGATCAATATCACAGGCGGTACGTTTACACTGGCGAGCGGAACTGTCAAAAATGGCGAAAATGGAAGCAATGCCATTGCAGTAAGTGGCGGCGGTAAATTTATCATGAACGGCGGTTCGGCAGTCGCGCAGGCGGACGGACATTCCGGTATCTGCGTATACAGCGGGGGAACGGCGGAAATCAATGGAGGAAGCGCCAGCGGATATAATGGACTGGCAATCGTAGACGGCGGTTCCGGAACTGTTTCCGGCGGAACCTTTACGGGAACCTATCTGGTTGCTGATAATTCGGCTGCGGTACTACTAAGGAATGTGAGCGGAACGCTGCAGACAATACTGGAAGAAAAAAAAGCTTACTATGAAGTGAAAGATGACACGAAAACTCTGATCACTGACATGACTGACACAAGGCTGTACGGTACGGTAACAGTAGAGGACTGTACCCATAGCTGCGAAAGCTGGACGGATGACGGGGGCGGAGAAAATCACAGCGGAATATGCGTGGTCTGCAAAGCTCCCATGTCGGAACCCCATGACTGGGATGAAAATGGAAAGTGTACGGCGGTTGGCTGTACTGCGCAGGCGGCAGCCAGCGTGACCGTGAATGGTGAGAAATCGGCATATTATGCTACGATTGAAAAAGCATGGCAGGCGGCGAAAGGCAACGCCGGAGGCGCAACTGTTACCCTGTTTTCCGATGTGACGGTAGCTTCGGCTCTGACCGTGGATGGGAATGACAACATCACCTTGACCAGTGAAGTAAAAAACGATGGGAATGACACATATACAATCAGCGGGAACGGGTCCGCTGTCATCAGCATTAGCGGCGGAAGTCTGACCCTCGAAGCAGGAACTGTGGCAGGGCGGGAGATGTATTCTTCTTCCGGCGTGACGATTACCGGTGGCAGCTTTTACATGGAAGACGGCAGTGTTTCCGGATATATGGCATTAGACATACAAAACGGAGAGGTTTACATTTCCGGCGGAAGTGTGAAGGGTGGTACCAGTGAGGGCGGATATGGAATCAATGCGATTGGAGGCAGGATAGAGCTTACCGGCGGCACTTATTATGGGGAAAGCGCGGCTATTATAAATATGGATAGTGGGCTTCAAGGCGTCGCGGTCAGCAACCTTCTTGTCGAGGGCTACGCCTTTAAGCAGAACGATTCATGGGTAAGTGATACCAGTATCAGTGAATTAAAAGGTACGGTCACAGTGGCAAAAGTCCCGATCCAGAGCGTGAGCATTTCACCAGCCACGACTACGATTACCTACGGCGACACTGCAACCACACTGACAGCTACTGTAACACAGCCGGATGACAGTGCCAATGCCGTTACTTATCAGTGGTACTTAAACGGTGAAGAGATTGCCGGGGCAACAGGGGAAACCTACACTCCCGATAAGCTGGATGCAGGAGAGTACGCATACATCTGCACCGCCACTGTAGACGGGTATTCCCTGTCCGGAACAGCAGCCGCTGTTACTGTGAACAGGGCGGATATTGAGAATGCAGTGGTAACGCTGAAAGGCACCCGTTTTGAGTATCTTGGCGGGACACTGGAGATTGGCGTTCAGTCGGTTGAACTGAACGGTACCAAGCTGAACTATGGAACAGATTACACATATAGCGGCTACACCGGAAAGGACGCTGACACTTACACCGTTAAAGTGGAGGGAAAAGGGAACTACACTGGCACCGCCACAGCTACATGGGAGATTTATCCGAGGGAATTGAACGTAAAAGACTGGACGATTGAGAAGATTTATGACGGTATGACAGACATCGTCCTGAACGGCACAGAGTTTCAGCTTGATGGCGGCTATCCCTGGTACGGTCAGGATGATGATATAAAGCTGGATGCCAGCGGCGTCACCGCACAGTTTTCGGACGCTTCGGCCGGCGAAGGAAAAGACATCACCTATACCGGAGAGTTTACCCTGACCGGCAAGGATGCAGGCAATTATATTCTGAAAGAAATGCCTGCTTCCCTTACCGGAACCATTACACAGCGGAAGATTACCGTTACGCCGGATAGCCTGACCAAAGAATACGGAGCAGATGATCCTGAACTGACTTACCAGCTTACCAGCGGTTCACTGCTTGCCGGGCATACCCTGACCCTTGGGCGTGCAGAAGGCGAATCCGAGGGAAGCTATGCTATCAATACATTTACGATCGTGGATGAAGACGGTAACGATGTTGCAGGAAACTATGATGTAATACTGGAAGCTGTGGATTTCCAGATTACCAGGTCCGACCTTGCCACTGCCACCGTGACGCTTGAGCAGGACAGCTTCATCTACGATGGCACCGAGCACAAGCCCACTGTTACTGTGGTTAAGAACGGGAACACCCTTACGGAAGGCACGGACTACACCGTGACCTATGAGAAGAACGTGGATGCCGGAACTGCCTCTGTGACCATCACGGCAGTGGAAAACGGTAATTACTATGGCACCCGGACAGTCGAGTTTAAGATTGAAAAGGCTACTCCCAATCTTGGTACTGTGGGCTATACCGGTACCATTTATCCTGACACGGCGCTGGCGGATGTTGTGCTGACCCGGACCGATGACACTGTACCCGGCACTCTGGCGCTAAAGGCAGGCCAGACACTGATTGCAGGTACCGGAGAGTATGACTGGACTTTTATTCCGCAGGATACCGACAACTACAATGAAGTAACCGGTACTGTCACGTTGGAAGTGGTAACAGACCCGGATGCAACAGCCTATACCATTACCATTCCGAAAACTGCCGTTGCGGGCGGAGATGCCGTCAGCGTTGGAATCAATAAAGAAGAACCATTCAACTTAAATGGCGGAACAGTCAGCGTTTCTGTCAGCGATGGAATTGATGAAAACGGGAAACTGACTTTAACGAATACAGATGGTTCCGGAAGCAGTGTGACATCTGCGATGTATGTGGGTGAAACGCCGATCACGTCATTTACGGACCGGATTTTTGCAGTATTTGAATCCCCCGATGATTCCCCGGTATCCTTATCCTTTAAGGCACCGACAGAAACAGACATCCTGGCAGGAACCTACGAGGGAACCGTCACATTTTCGATTGATTATACAGCAGCGGAAGGAGGGACGACAGAATGA
- a CDS encoding LuxR C-terminal-related transcriptional regulator: MQDESRKRGKNTADNDVYIRPKAAERKLKAALELGMVAYLYGVTGTGKTRLAREVLARKQYEYYSARETQPEEVGVKPDGQERIVVVDDLYTVTLQEIKECWAALFRKLAGQEGVRLVLVSRAPVPGWLLPLQVEYRFAEIGEKDLCLTRRGQDAYLELSGIRLEPEAADRAWELGKGHPVSLKLLALENGDVDLAVKNMWLWLENHIFDQWEKELSEFLMETSIVENYTKELAAMITGRDDVDALEMYGEYGDAEDIRRVLSANARRNPAAGSYFELRGYYLSLPEEMILGDPVLMCYMSMLHSILMDTEESERWYRELEEYAKKHSGGERREARRRLFYLDIALPHRGSADIASLIKNAGSLLPGQRTALPEFSVTTNLPSLMNGGKDFCEWSRHDRELAASIGKAASIVLGKYGKGLVPLALAESGLEKGMDSFEVMRLAEKGRIAAEGGGKTELCFVAAALLAWVAVLNGNAEFAEDIMTAYRERAEKEAPRTLPNADAFLCRIYLYRRQPARAAEWMEKAPDENGTFCTLERFRYLTKARVCLMAGKTGEALALLEQLLYYAEKMKRTYIHMEASLLLAIALYRAGREEWRETLQGCVTQAESYHFVRLFSRECGTALDLLETADLTWQDGDFRTEVLDECRRMEKFYPRYMEQGTDAEVRLPEQALKVLRMQAEGLSTRAIAERMGVKENTVKYHNKETYRKLGVNTRTAAVNEARKRKLI, from the coding sequence GTGCAGGATGAAAGCAGGAAAAGAGGAAAAAACACAGCAGACAATGACGTATACATAAGACCGAAAGCAGCAGAACGGAAACTGAAAGCAGCACTGGAGCTGGGGATGGTGGCGTACCTGTACGGCGTCACCGGCACCGGCAAGACCAGGCTGGCGAGGGAGGTGCTCGCACGGAAACAGTACGAGTATTATTCCGCACGGGAAACACAGCCGGAAGAGGTGGGCGTGAAGCCGGACGGCCAGGAGCGCATTGTGGTGGTTGACGACCTTTACACCGTCACCCTGCAGGAAATAAAGGAATGCTGGGCAGCCCTTTTCCGGAAGCTTGCCGGGCAGGAGGGTGTCCGCCTGGTACTCGTTTCCCGCGCGCCCGTCCCCGGATGGCTGCTCCCGCTCCAGGTGGAATACCGGTTCGCGGAGATCGGGGAGAAGGACCTCTGCCTTACCAGGAGGGGACAGGACGCGTACCTGGAACTGTCCGGCATCCGGCTGGAGCCGGAGGCGGCGGACCGGGCATGGGAGCTGGGGAAAGGCCACCCGGTATCTCTGAAGCTGCTGGCGCTGGAAAACGGGGACGTGGACCTGGCGGTAAAGAACATGTGGCTCTGGCTGGAGAACCATATCTTCGACCAGTGGGAAAAGGAGCTTTCCGAGTTCCTGATGGAAACGTCCATCGTGGAGAATTACACAAAGGAGCTGGCGGCGATGATCACCGGCAGGGATGACGTGGACGCGCTGGAAATGTACGGGGAATACGGGGATGCGGAGGACATCCGGCGGGTGCTTTCCGCCAATGCCCGGAGGAACCCGGCGGCAGGCTCCTACTTCGAGCTGCGTGGCTACTACCTGTCGCTTCCGGAAGAGATGATACTGGGCGACCCGGTGCTGATGTGCTACATGAGCATGCTGCATTCCATTTTAATGGACACGGAGGAGAGCGAGCGCTGGTACCGGGAACTGGAGGAATATGCAAAGAAACACAGCGGCGGCGAACGCCGGGAGGCGAGGCGCAGGCTGTTCTACCTGGACATCGCCCTGCCCCACAGGGGGAGCGCGGACATTGCATCACTCATAAAGAACGCGGGGAGCCTGCTTCCGGGGCAGAGGACGGCGCTGCCGGAGTTTTCCGTGACCACGAACCTCCCCTCCCTGATGAACGGCGGGAAGGACTTCTGTGAGTGGAGCAGGCATGACCGGGAGCTGGCGGCTTCCATCGGGAAGGCGGCGTCCATCGTCCTTGGGAAGTACGGGAAAGGGCTGGTGCCCCTTGCCCTCGCGGAGAGCGGCCTGGAGAAAGGCATGGACAGCTTCGAGGTCATGCGGCTGGCGGAAAAAGGAAGGATTGCCGCGGAAGGCGGCGGGAAGACGGAGCTGTGCTTTGTGGCGGCGGCGCTGCTTGCGTGGGTGGCAGTCCTGAACGGGAACGCGGAATTCGCGGAGGATATCATGACAGCCTACCGGGAGCGCGCGGAAAAGGAAGCACCCCGGACGCTGCCCAACGCGGATGCCTTCCTGTGCAGGATATACCTGTACCGGAGGCAGCCCGCCAGGGCAGCGGAGTGGATGGAGAAGGCACCGGACGAGAACGGGACGTTCTGTACGCTGGAGAGGTTCCGGTACCTGACGAAAGCGCGCGTCTGCCTGATGGCAGGGAAGACCGGGGAAGCCCTGGCGCTCCTGGAGCAGCTCCTGTATTATGCGGAAAAGATGAAGCGCACCTATATCCACATGGAAGCATCCCTGCTCCTTGCCATCGCGCTGTACCGCGCGGGGCGGGAGGAATGGAGGGAGACCCTGCAGGGCTGCGTCACACAGGCGGAAAGCTACCATTTCGTGCGGCTGTTCTCCCGTGAGTGCGGCACTGCGCTGGACCTCCTGGAAACAGCGGATCTCACCTGGCAGGATGGGGACTTCCGGACAGAGGTGCTGGATGAGTGCCGCAGGATGGAGAAATTCTATCCCCGCTATATGGAGCAGGGGACGGACGCCGAGGTGCGGCTGCCGGAGCAGGCATTGAAGGTGCTCAGGATGCAGGCGGAAGGCCTTTCCACGCGGGCGATCGCGGAGCGCATGGGGGTAAAGGAAAACACTGTGAAATACCATAATAAGGAAACATACCGGAAGCTGGGTGTGAACACCCGGACCGCCGCAGTCAATGAGGCGAGGAAACGGAAACTGATATAG